Part of the Bacteriovorax stolpii genome, CAAAACAAGTCTTCTCTGAAAGTCGCTCGTGGTGAGCGCGAACTCTCTGAAAAGGATCTCTTTGAAATGCCAAAAGGTCTACGTCCAGGTGAGTGGGTGATCATTGAAGATCAACAAGCCAAAAAAAATTATATCGCATACATCAATCCGTATGCTGAGAGTTTTTATAAAATAAAAATTCTAAAAGAAGATGTTCAGAAAAAAGTGAACGTGAAAACGGATGAAGAGACTCTGGCCAAAGAAATCATCGTTGACCATTTGCAGACTGCTTTTAGAAAAAGAGAATTTTTTCTCGACTATAATCATGGCGCAAGGCTTGTTTATGGAATGAATGATGCCCTTCCGGGTATCATTGTGGATAAGTATCAAAAATATATTTTTGCTCAAATCAATACTGCGGGAATGGATAGATTTCGCGATTTAATTAAGGCCGAAATTGTAAAACACTACCCAGATCAAAAAGTCCTTTTCTTTGATAACCCTGAGTATCGCAAAGCCGAAGTTCTACCGATTCATGAACCAGAAAAAATCAGTGAAGACCTGGATGTTTTAGAAAATAGTCTGAAGTATAAAATCACTCAACAGGTGATGCAGAAAATTGGTTACTACTACGACCACCGTGAAAACAGAAGCAAACTGGCAAATCTTTTAAAGCGTACATCATTTGCTAAAAAAACAGGCCTTGATTTATTTTCTTATGTGGGAAGTTGGGGACTGCATATGCTTTCAGCTGGTGTTGAACACGTTGAATTCGTCGATCAAGGAAATATGGAAGAAGTCACAATTAATCATTTAAAGATGAATGGTTTTGAAGGGCGAGGGAAATTCACACGTTCAGATGTTTTTAAATTTATTGATGCTTCTGTTACAGCAGGGAAGAAATACGATGTCATTGTTAGTGACCCTCCAGCATTCACGAAGTCAGAAAAAAATAAAATCACAGCATTGCAGGGATATGAAAAGCTTCACTTAAAGACGATGAAGCTTCTTAATGATGAAGCTGTAATGGTTGTAGCTTCTTGCACTCATCATGTGAACTATGAAGAATTGGATAAGACAGTTCAGGATGCAGCCATTAAGAACTCACAAAAGGTTCACCTGCTGGATTTAGGAGCGCAAGGCTTCGATCACCCATTCAGTGGATTTAACGATAAAAGTTTTTATATTAAATATTTAGTTTATTTTGTTAGTAGAGGGTAATTTATGAGCACGGAAGTTCGCGCACGCATTAATGAAGCACTTAAAGAGGCCAAAGGAATTATCTTTGGACAGGACAATTTGCTGGATGCGATCATGGCCTCACTTATTTGCGAAGGTCACTTATTGATTGAAGGGATGCCTGGATTAGGTAAAACGCTTTCAGTTTCAACTATCAGTAAACTTTGTG contains:
- a CDS encoding class I SAM-dependent rRNA methyltransferase, encoding MPKGLRPGEWVIIEDQQAKKNYIAYINPYAESFYKIKILKEDVQKKVNVKTDEETLAKEIIVDHLQTAFRKREFFLDYNHGARLVYGMNDALPGIIVDKYQKYIFAQINTAGMDRFRDLIKAEIVKHYPDQKVLFFDNPEYRKAEVLPIHEPEKISEDLDVLENSLKYKITQQVMQKIGYYYDHRENRSKLANLLKRTSFAKKTGLDLFSYVGSWGLHMLSAGVEHVEFVDQGNMEEVTINHLKMNGFEGRGKFTRSDVFKFIDASVTAGKKYDVIVSDPPAFTKSEKNKITALQGYEKLHLKTMKLLNDEAVMVVASCTHHVNYEELDKTVQDAAIKNSQKVHLLDLGAQGFDHPFSGFNDKSFYIKYLVYFVSRG